CGCGGGAAAACACCATCAATTGAAAAACTGATGTGTCTTGCTAAATATTTTAATTGCTCAATAGATTATTTAGTTGGGCTGACAGATAATCCTGAGGTTAACCGTTAATATAAAGGAGATAAGAAGTATCAAAATGTATAGTGCACAAGTTTGTCTGGAAAGAATTCGTATTATGCAGAAAAAGAAAGGATTTCGCTATGTTAGCACAATGCTGAGAGATGCAGATATTCCCGTTTCGACAATTGATAATATTAAGCAGGGGAAAAGACCGTCAATTGACAGAATAATGGAACTCGCTGATTA
This Congzhengia minquanensis DNA region includes the following protein-coding sequences:
- a CDS encoding helix-turn-helix domain-containing protein — its product is MQKKKGFRYVSTMLRDADIPVSTIDNIKQGKRPSIDRIMELADYFDCSIDYLVGRTDNPDMNRK